Proteins encoded in a region of the Anopheles aquasalis chromosome 2, idAnoAquaMG_Q_19, whole genome shotgun sequence genome:
- the LOC126570059 gene encoding uncharacterized protein LOC126570059 gives MIANATVPRLATAAAQALQRRTYFSVSSNLPQVRVSIGEKAAHGLAIFGGVLAYPIWVVSHVREYKSGN, from the exons ATGATTGCCAACGCCACCGTTCCACGATTGGCCACCGCGGCTGCCCAGGCCCTGCAGCGCCGCACGTACTTCTCGGTATCCAGCAACCTGCCGCAGGTTCGCGTTTCCATCGGG GAAAAGGCCGCCCACGGACTGGCCATCTTCGGTGGAGTGCTCGCCTACCCGATCTGGGTGGTGTCGCACGTCCGCGAGTACAAGAGTGGCAACTAA